A portion of the Adhaeribacter radiodurans genome contains these proteins:
- a CDS encoding TonB-dependent receptor → MKKIFLPLLLLFLILIFLPNLKLVAQTTQASIVGIITDEQKSPLPGATVTVKNESTGFTTGTTTSVTGEYTFKQLPLGSPYSVTISFIGYASEKRTGYALNQGDILRVNVQLKVATESLDEVVVSASALKNQVGNFGAATSVTARDIAKLPVNGRNFTTLIDLSPLSRGGNIAGQLASSTNFTIDGMTAKNPTSGGTTNRNGGPYAISMEAVREFNVVTNQYDVTYGRSGGGTVSTVTKSGTNTFSGSAFTYARANWLSSPYDIRGNKRDVDFSTYQYGFSLGGPIVKDKAHFFVVWDHQADARPLQIADIQTPEDERRLNVSQATLDQYLQIARNKYGVGNSPQFGSFNKKRGTDAIFGRIDWQLNNKNLLTIRNNFVYDQNNLGLDDNSSINLFEVYGDVKSIDNSFLATLRTSFSPRLTNELKVQHLYTLEESTPGSQLPGQNIPRAIVERVGSVVDDKNVFTTIQLGGQRYSPEHFYNNVVQLVDNVYYNTNKINFTFGTDIMYSHLNSLYGSEMNGRFYFTGLENFNNLKPYRYAREISLSPDHSVEQNILNTGLYAQMQTRLARGLDVLLGVRADYSNYMNKPNFNQIVFEDLGLRTDNGLATFQVQPRVQFTWDVNEKQRDFVRFGAGIFGSDINNYAMINNMLFDGTKVLSVDMQGANVPAPNFVQYRTNPASAPGTELFNLPGVQRLATINMNGANAKVPVIYKANFSYNRLFTDRFKMGVSLFASLGRNNYMYVDRNMAEQPFFTLANEGNRGVYVPAGSINPANGATDWMQGRKTDRVGRVLELVSEGKVNHYAAVVDGTYRYFKDGEISFSYTKNQIKDNTSFNGNVANSATLSLMVKDDPRNLNRMTYSDNQFSDKVVFYGTLPSFYGVSVGVRYSGIGGTRYSLAVAGNVNGDFVNSNDLAYVFDRNNPAVNEKYIAGLNSILNNPNADQSIKDYIQSSLGKVAERNGGINNFYGVWDLRVGKRLKTFGTHSLELSADVFNVANLLNKKWGTTKTLGKQNIYTLTSFDPATQAYNYNVNANAGVVTPSGNPYQIQLGVRYSF, encoded by the coding sequence ATGAAGAAAATTTTTCTACCCTTACTATTACTATTTTTAATTTTAATCTTTTTACCCAATCTAAAATTAGTTGCCCAAACCACGCAGGCCTCCATTGTTGGAATAATAACCGATGAACAGAAAAGTCCTTTACCCGGGGCAACGGTTACCGTTAAAAACGAATCAACGGGCTTTACTACGGGCACTACCACCAGCGTTACCGGCGAATATACTTTTAAGCAATTACCTTTGGGTAGTCCGTATTCCGTTACTATTTCTTTTATTGGATATGCCAGCGAAAAAAGGACCGGTTATGCCTTAAACCAAGGCGATATTTTACGGGTAAATGTGCAACTAAAAGTAGCTACTGAATCTTTAGACGAAGTAGTAGTAAGCGCCTCAGCTTTAAAAAACCAGGTAGGTAATTTTGGCGCGGCTACTTCGGTTACTGCCCGCGATATTGCTAAATTACCGGTGAACGGTCGTAATTTTACTACTTTAATTGATTTATCGCCTTTAAGCCGGGGCGGTAATATTGCCGGCCAGTTGGCTTCGTCTACTAACTTTACCATTGATGGCATGACGGCTAAAAACCCCACTTCGGGCGGTACTACCAACCGGAACGGCGGACCTTATGCCATTTCGATGGAAGCCGTACGGGAATTTAACGTAGTAACCAACCAGTACGATGTAACTTACGGCAGGAGTGGCGGTGGCACCGTTAGTACTGTTACTAAATCAGGAACAAATACTTTTAGCGGCAGCGCCTTTACCTATGCCCGGGCCAATTGGTTATCGAGCCCCTACGATATCCGGGGAAACAAACGAGACGTGGATTTTTCTACTTACCAGTACGGTTTCTCGTTAGGGGGCCCCATTGTGAAAGATAAAGCGCATTTTTTTGTAGTTTGGGACCACCAGGCCGATGCCCGACCCCTGCAAATTGCCGATATCCAGACGCCGGAAGATGAAAGACGCTTGAATGTGTCGCAGGCTACTTTAGATCAGTACCTACAAATTGCCCGGAACAAATACGGGGTAGGCAACTCACCACAATTTGGGTCCTTTAATAAAAAAAGAGGTACCGATGCCATTTTTGGCCGCATAGACTGGCAGCTAAACAATAAAAATTTACTTACTATCCGCAACAACTTTGTGTACGACCAGAACAATCTGGGCTTAGATGACAACAGCAGCATTAACTTATTTGAGGTATACGGCGATGTAAAATCGATTGACAACAGCTTTCTAGCTACTTTACGAACTTCCTTCAGTCCCCGGCTTACCAACGAGTTAAAAGTTCAGCATTTATATACTTTAGAAGAATCTACGCCCGGTTCGCAGTTGCCGGGTCAGAATATTCCGCGGGCAATTGTGGAGCGCGTGGGTTCGGTGGTAGATGATAAAAATGTGTTTACCACCATTCAGTTGGGCGGGCAACGTTACTCGCCGGAACATTTCTACAACAACGTGGTGCAATTAGTAGATAACGTGTATTATAATACCAACAAAATCAATTTTACTTTCGGTACTGATATTATGTACAGCCATTTAAATTCGTTGTATGGCAGCGAAATGAACGGCCGTTTTTACTTTACCGGTCTCGAAAATTTTAATAATCTAAAGCCTTACCGGTACGCCCGCGAAATTTCTTTATCGCCCGATCACAGTGTAGAGCAAAATATCCTGAATACCGGTTTGTACGCGCAAATGCAAACCCGATTAGCCCGCGGTTTAGACGTGTTGCTGGGTGTCCGGGCCGATTATTCTAATTACATGAACAAGCCCAACTTTAATCAGATTGTATTCGAAGACTTAGGCTTACGCACCGACAATGGTTTGGCTACTTTTCAGGTGCAGCCCCGCGTGCAGTTTACCTGGGACGTGAATGAAAAACAAAGGGATTTTGTACGATTCGGGGCGGGTATTTTTGGATCGGATATTAACAACTATGCCATGATTAATAATATGTTGTTTGATGGCACCAAAGTATTGTCAGTGGATATGCAAGGGGCGAATGTTCCGGCGCCTAATTTTGTACAGTACCGTACTAATCCGGCTTCGGCACCAGGTACCGAATTGTTTAATTTGCCCGGAGTACAACGCCTGGCAACCATTAATATGAACGGCGCTAACGCCAAAGTACCTGTTATTTACAAAGCTAATTTTTCTTACAACCGCTTATTCACGGATCGGTTTAAAATGGGCGTGAGTTTGTTTGCCAGCTTAGGCCGCAATAACTACATGTACGTAGACCGGAACATGGCCGAGCAACCATTCTTTACACTGGCCAACGAAGGCAACCGCGGCGTTTACGTACCGGCTGGTTCTATCAATCCGGCTAATGGCGCTACCGACTGGATGCAGGGCCGGAAAACAGACCGGGTAGGACGCGTGTTGGAGTTAGTAAGCGAAGGTAAGGTAAACCATTACGCGGCAGTAGTAGATGGTACCTACCGTTACTTTAAAGACGGAGAAATTTCTTTTAGTTATACCAAAAATCAAATTAAAGATAATACCTCCTTTAATGGAAACGTAGCCAATTCGGCCACTTTATCTTTAATGGTGAAAGACGATCCCCGGAATTTGAACCGGATGACGTATTCGGATAATCAGTTTAGCGATAAAGTGGTATTTTACGGTACGTTACCTTCTTTTTACGGTGTGAGCGTAGGGGTGCGGTATTCAGGTATTGGCGGTACCCGTTACTCCCTGGCAGTAGCCGGCAACGTAAACGGCGACTTTGTTAACTCCAACGACTTAGCGTATGTTTTCGACCGTAATAATCCGGCGGTAAACGAAAAGTATATTGCCGGCCTAAATTCCATTTTAAATAACCCCAATGCCGACCAAAGCATTAAAGATTATATTCAGAGCAGCTTAGGCAAAGTAGCCGAAAGAAATGGCGGTATTAATAATTTTTACGGGGTATGGGATTTACGCGTAGGTAAACGCCTTAAAACCTTTGGTACGCACAGCCTGGAGCTATCGGCCGATGTATTTAACGTAGCCAACTTACTAAATAAAAAATGGGGAACTACTAAAACCTTAGGTAAGCAAAATATTTACACCCTTACCAGCTTTGACCCGGCCACACAAGCGTATAATTACAATGTTAACGCAAACGCCGGCGTTGTTACTCCCTCCGGAAACCCTTACCAGATCCAATTAGGAGTACGCTATAGTTTCTAA
- a CDS encoding acylase — MKKLFTLYIFCLLAPVTFGQNQASTGTVANPPTEILWDKYGVPHVYGRNIPEMYYAFGWAQMHNHANLLLKLYGQARGRAAEYWGMDYLATDKQVHLFNLPENARKQYAQQEPEYKSYLDAFVKGINAYAQAHPNTIDPSFKRVLPVTPVDVLAHSTRVICLEFLAAGDIYNALQPSTPGSNAYAIGPTKSASKNAMLMANPHLPWSDFYLFFEAHLTAPGFQAYGASLIGQPVLNIAFNDNLGWTHTVNTIDASDRYELTLKNTGYLLDGVVQPFTRRKVTLKIRQADGSFLTQPAEFLTSKHGPVMGEKNGKAYALRIAGLENAFLSAQYHKMALAQNFKEFEVALKMLQNPMFNVIYADREGTIFYLFNGNVPKRSEGDWAFWKRTLDGSSSKFLWTQYHSYEDLPKVLNPKTGFVQNANDPPWTSTYPAALQPDKFPAYMSPQEVRLRPQRAIKLLKDDASITFNELVDYKLNTGLEAADRILDDLLVAIRQYPDPVAIRALPILQKWDKTTNTQSKGAVLFVRWLNKLDRNPFQTPWDPAHPLTTPDGLQDPKKAVALFARAALEVETDYGALDIAWGEVYRFRMGNFNLPGNGGPDQFGAFRVIQFSQTPTDGKKSFAMGGDSYVAITEFGPKVKAQVLLSYGNATQPGSKHIGDQLLLLSQKKLRPALLEKNEVLQNLEKREQLYMQTKQPGR; from the coding sequence ATGAAAAAGTTATTCACGCTTTACATATTTTGCTTGCTGGCACCGGTAACCTTTGGCCAGAACCAGGCTTCTACTGGAACGGTAGCGAATCCTCCTACCGAAATATTATGGGATAAATACGGCGTACCGCACGTGTATGGCCGCAATATACCAGAAATGTATTACGCCTTTGGCTGGGCGCAAATGCACAACCATGCTAATTTACTTTTAAAATTATACGGTCAGGCCCGCGGCCGCGCCGCCGAATATTGGGGCATGGATTACCTGGCTACTGATAAGCAAGTGCACCTTTTTAACTTACCCGAAAACGCCCGCAAGCAATATGCGCAACAGGAACCTGAATACAAAAGTTACTTAGATGCTTTTGTGAAAGGAATTAATGCTTATGCCCAGGCGCATCCCAACACCATTGACCCAAGTTTTAAACGGGTATTACCTGTTACCCCAGTTGATGTACTCGCCCATAGTACCCGGGTAATTTGCCTCGAATTTTTAGCCGCCGGCGATATATATAATGCTTTACAGCCATCTACGCCCGGTTCGAACGCCTATGCGATTGGCCCCACAAAATCGGCATCAAAAAATGCAATGCTGATGGCCAATCCGCATTTACCCTGGAGCGATTTTTATTTGTTTTTTGAAGCTCACCTTACCGCTCCCGGGTTTCAGGCCTATGGCGCCTCTTTAATAGGACAACCGGTGCTCAACATTGCTTTTAACGATAACCTGGGTTGGACCCATACCGTCAATACTATTGATGCCTCGGACCGGTACGAATTAACCCTTAAAAACACTGGTTACCTGCTCGACGGAGTAGTACAGCCTTTTACCCGAAGAAAAGTTACTTTAAAAATTCGGCAGGCCGATGGTAGTTTTCTTACCCAACCCGCCGAATTCCTAACTTCTAAACATGGACCGGTAATGGGCGAAAAAAACGGGAAAGCTTATGCCCTTCGGATAGCGGGTTTAGAAAATGCTTTTTTAAGTGCTCAATACCATAAAATGGCCTTGGCCCAAAACTTTAAAGAGTTTGAAGTCGCTTTAAAAATGCTGCAAAATCCTATGTTTAACGTTATTTACGCCGACCGGGAAGGTACCATTTTCTACCTGTTTAACGGCAACGTACCTAAACGCAGCGAAGGCGACTGGGCTTTCTGGAAACGGACTCTGGATGGCAGCTCCTCGAAATTTCTCTGGACACAATACCACTCCTACGAAGATTTGCCTAAGGTATTGAACCCTAAAACTGGTTTTGTACAAAATGCCAACGATCCGCCCTGGACCAGCACTTACCCTGCTGCCTTGCAACCCGATAAGTTCCCGGCTTATATGTCGCCGCAGGAAGTGCGTTTGCGGCCACAACGAGCCATAAAATTATTAAAAGACGATGCGTCTATTACGTTTAATGAACTGGTAGATTACAAATTAAACACCGGTCTGGAAGCCGCCGACCGAATCCTGGACGATCTACTGGTCGCCATACGGCAATACCCGGACCCGGTTGCCATTCGGGCTCTTCCAATTCTCCAGAAATGGGATAAAACCACCAATACGCAAAGCAAAGGTGCCGTGTTATTTGTACGTTGGCTAAATAAATTAGACCGTAATCCATTTCAAACACCCTGGGACCCGGCTCACCCTTTAACTACTCCGGATGGCTTGCAAGACCCAAAAAAAGCGGTTGCTTTATTTGCCCGGGCTGCCCTGGAAGTAGAAACAGATTATGGTGCTCTGGATATTGCCTGGGGGGAGGTTTACCGGTTTCGGATGGGTAATTTTAATTTACCTGGCAACGGCGGCCCCGATCAGTTTGGCGCTTTTCGGGTTATTCAGTTTTCGCAAACTCCCACCGACGGCAAAAAAAGCTTTGCCATGGGCGGCGATAGTTACGTAGCCATTACTGAATTTGGGCCTAAAGTAAAAGCTCAGGTACTACTTAGTTACGGCAATGCTACCCAACCCGGCAGCAAACATATCGGTGACCAATTACTCTTACTTTCGCAAAAAAAACTACGACCTGCATTATTAGAAAAAAACGAAGTATTGCAAAACCTGGAAAAACGCGAGCAATTATATATGCAAACAAAGCAGCCAGGCAGATAA
- a CDS encoding DUF4838 domain-containing protein, protein MAKSTTCPARVQSVFILFFSISFLLTSLPLSAQKKSRQKTTSTTATNIVLTDKETSRYRIVVPAAATPHELKASQVLQDYLLQISGVALPIVADNKGRSRYEIVLGQNERLAEAGIAVDFNKLKEDGFLIKTDSLRLIIAGGNEKGTLYGVYTFLEKYLGCRMYSDKVKVIPTQKRIALAQINDLQVPVILFRDTHYRGTWDAEYTDWHKLDHDKEGGRPDWGMWVHTFNELVPPQNYYKEHPEYFSMVNGKRIPTQLCLTNPTVLEITIQNLRRKIAQNPTATYWSVSQNDNRNFCTCDNCRAIDEREGSPSGSIIQFVNQVAQQFPDKVISTLAYEYGRKAPKSLKPQRNVNIMLCSIEVNRDKPISEDPTSDDFRRDVEEWGKISKDIIVWDYVIQFNHLVSPFPNLHVLQPNIAFFAKHGVTAMFEQGNREVGGEFAELRSYLISKLLWDPNQNVDVLMDDFLQGYYGAAAKPIRTYINEMREALQKSGATLKIFGTPYDAATSYLTPALIRRYEQLFDEAEVAVNQDATLLERVKIARLPLEYAIMEQAKKNFTGEQGVFVKTDGQWKVRSAIRAKIDPFVDLCNRQGVTQVKEWSTSPEEYRAAMYRLFSQGMKEHLACNKKVKFLSPVSESLPAEANKMLTDGVRGSHDYAFNWFSFSGKDLEVVIDLEEIKPVKRIESAYHQFAFWLGILPKKVEYSVSIDGENFEQVGLVNNTLPIDQYGGIQRDFVSEFTPRNARYVKVKAYTIGNTPEWHPGAGRPANMRIDEIVVE, encoded by the coding sequence ATGGCAAAATCTACCACTTGCCCCGCGCGGGTACAATCAGTTTTTATTTTATTCTTTTCTATAAGTTTTTTACTGACTAGTCTACCGCTATCTGCCCAAAAAAAGAGCCGGCAAAAAACAACCAGTACTACAGCCACCAATATTGTACTTACCGATAAAGAAACCAGCCGCTACCGGATAGTGGTGCCCGCAGCGGCTACTCCGCACGAGTTAAAAGCTTCGCAGGTTTTACAAGATTATTTGCTCCAGATTTCGGGCGTAGCATTGCCCATAGTGGCCGATAATAAAGGCCGCAGCCGGTACGAGATTGTGCTGGGGCAAAATGAGCGATTGGCCGAAGCTGGTATTGCTGTAGATTTTAATAAACTCAAGGAGGATGGATTCTTAATTAAAACTGATAGCCTGCGTTTAATTATTGCGGGTGGCAATGAAAAAGGTACTTTGTATGGCGTGTATACCTTTCTGGAAAAATACTTGGGTTGCCGCATGTATAGCGATAAAGTAAAAGTAATACCTACCCAAAAGCGGATTGCCTTAGCCCAGATTAACGACTTGCAAGTGCCGGTAATTCTGTTCCGGGATACACATTACCGGGGTACCTGGGATGCCGAGTATACTGATTGGCACAAGCTCGACCACGATAAGGAAGGAGGCCGCCCGGATTGGGGCATGTGGGTACATACTTTTAACGAGTTAGTTCCACCGCAGAATTACTACAAAGAACACCCCGAATATTTTTCCATGGTGAATGGCAAACGCATTCCCACGCAACTCTGTCTTACCAACCCGACTGTTTTAGAAATTACAATCCAGAACCTCCGCCGGAAAATAGCCCAAAACCCTACGGCCACGTACTGGTCGGTGAGCCAGAACGATAACCGGAATTTCTGCACCTGCGATAATTGTCGCGCTATTGATGAGCGAGAAGGTTCGCCTTCTGGCTCTATCATCCAATTTGTGAACCAGGTAGCACAGCAATTTCCGGATAAAGTTATATCTACTTTGGCTTATGAATACGGCCGCAAAGCACCCAAATCGTTAAAGCCGCAGCGAAACGTAAATATCATGCTCTGCAGCATTGAGGTAAACCGCGATAAACCTATTAGTGAAGACCCAACCAGCGATGATTTCCGGCGCGATGTAGAAGAATGGGGTAAAATTTCCAAAGATATTATTGTATGGGATTATGTAATTCAGTTCAACCACTTGGTTAGTCCCTTCCCGAACTTGCATGTACTGCAGCCCAATATTGCATTTTTTGCCAAGCACGGCGTAACAGCTATGTTCGAACAAGGAAACCGCGAAGTAGGAGGGGAGTTTGCCGAACTCCGGAGCTACCTAATCTCTAAACTTTTGTGGGACCCGAACCAGAATGTTGACGTTTTAATGGATGATTTTCTGCAAGGATATTACGGAGCCGCTGCCAAACCCATCCGGACCTACATCAACGAAATGCGCGAAGCCTTACAAAAATCTGGTGCCACTCTCAAAATATTCGGAACACCTTACGATGCTGCCACCAGTTATTTAACTCCTGCTCTTATCCGGCGGTACGAGCAATTATTCGATGAAGCCGAAGTAGCCGTGAATCAGGATGCGACGTTGCTGGAGCGAGTAAAAATTGCCCGTTTGCCATTGGAGTACGCTATAATGGAACAAGCTAAGAAAAACTTTACCGGGGAGCAGGGTGTGTTTGTAAAAACCGATGGACAATGGAAGGTGCGTTCGGCTATACGGGCTAAGATTGACCCGTTCGTGGATTTATGTAACCGCCAGGGAGTAACGCAGGTAAAGGAATGGAGTACTTCGCCGGAAGAATACCGGGCGGCCATGTACCGTTTATTTTCCCAGGGCATGAAAGAGCACCTGGCTTGTAATAAAAAAGTAAAATTTTTAAGTCCGGTTTCAGAAAGCTTACCCGCTGAAGCAAATAAAATGCTCACCGACGGGGTACGCGGTAGCCATGATTACGCTTTCAATTGGTTTTCTTTCAGCGGCAAAGACCTGGAAGTAGTAATTGACCTGGAAGAAATAAAACCAGTAAAACGGATTGAATCGGCGTATCATCAGTTTGCCTTTTGGCTTGGAATTTTACCTAAAAAAGTAGAATACTCTGTTTCTATTGATGGGGAAAATTTTGAGCAGGTAGGATTAGTAAATAATACCTTACCTATTGACCAGTACGGTGGCATCCAAAGAGATTTTGTTTCGGAATTTACACCCCGGAACGCCCGCTACGTGAAGGTAAAGGCTTATACCATTGGCAACACACCCGAGTGGCACCCCGGCGCCGGACGCCCAGCTAACATGCGGATTGATGAGATTGTAGTGGAATAG
- a CDS encoding glycerophosphodiester phosphodiesterase family protein, whose product MTFLFHDSFGQMNKFAPVYLTNYTFSKNRLVVGTLKLRAGTDAKIQSVSVAGEQAEVFKINKDQLSVRKEKVNSSKSPLEVVLKVKTTAGEYQNTFRIVKDEFIRNKVVAHRGAWKNTGVAENSVASLNHAVALGCEGSEFDVRMSSDSVLYVNHDPEIQGISIAKASSNELNTIKLSHGESFPTLEAYLKAGMGQTKTKLILEIKASELGKENSLAATHRIVKMVEDLQAQAWVDYISFDYDVCLEVMKLAPYAKVAYLNGDKTPTELAQANFFGLDYHFKVLQKNSNWVQEAKQNKLTINVWTVNEKAMLEDFLKQNVDFITTNEPELLLNLISAK is encoded by the coding sequence ATGACTTTTCTTTTTCACGACAGCTTTGGTCAAATGAATAAGTTCGCTCCAGTTTATTTAACTAATTATACTTTTTCGAAAAACCGGTTAGTAGTAGGTACTCTTAAACTGCGGGCCGGAACGGATGCAAAAATTCAAAGCGTAAGTGTAGCCGGCGAGCAGGCCGAGGTCTTTAAAATAAACAAGGATCAACTTTCCGTTCGTAAAGAAAAAGTAAATAGTAGTAAAAGTCCGCTGGAAGTAGTGCTAAAAGTAAAAACCACCGCCGGCGAGTATCAAAATACCTTCCGGATTGTGAAAGACGAGTTTATCCGGAACAAAGTAGTAGCGCATCGCGGTGCCTGGAAAAATACTGGCGTAGCCGAAAATTCAGTAGCTTCTTTAAATCATGCGGTAGCTTTGGGTTGCGAAGGCAGCGAGTTTGACGTGCGCATGTCTTCCGACTCGGTGTTGTATGTAAACCACGATCCGGAAATTCAAGGAATTTCGATTGCCAAAGCCAGCTCTAATGAGTTAAATACTATAAAATTATCGCACGGCGAATCTTTTCCTACGCTCGAAGCTTACTTAAAAGCGGGCATGGGACAAACTAAAACCAAGCTTATCCTGGAAATTAAAGCATCAGAATTAGGAAAAGAAAACTCTCTGGCCGCTACCCACCGAATTGTTAAAATGGTAGAAGATTTACAAGCCCAAGCCTGGGTAGATTACATTAGTTTTGACTACGACGTTTGCCTGGAGGTAATGAAATTAGCGCCTTACGCCAAAGTAGCCTATTTAAACGGCGATAAAACACCAACTGAACTGGCTCAAGCTAATTTCTTCGGGTTGGATTACCATTTCAAAGTTTTACAGAAAAATTCAAACTGGGTTCAGGAGGCGAAACAAAATAAACTAACCATTAACGTCTGGACGGTGAACGAGAAAGCCATGCTGGAAGATTTTCTGAAACAGAACGTAGATTTTATTACTACCAACGAGCCAGAATTACTTTTAAATCTAATTTCTGCTAAATAG
- a CDS encoding glycoside hydrolase family 20 zincin-like fold domain-containing protein, whose translation MKKSIWCFLVSFVGLIHLSWAQSVAIQNNNKSPQAAYAAQMLEKSLMKQGYKLQKAPADFTITLAVQAGKLAKEAYAVVPTGEKITITGTDGTGLIYGSLSVAEALRNGTKLTDVKAQSESPKLPFRAIKFDLPWDTYRHSYSLDQHIETCRDVNYWRAFLDMMVENRFNALTLWNLHPYTYMIKAKNFPEATPFTDKEMQDWQNLFRSIFRMAKERGIDTYLVPFNIFVSPEFAKAHNVALDNLEHHFFVKGDTSEIIKRYTRESVAQVLQEYPDLTGFGLTLGEGMGGMTPQEREDWMKVTIIEGMRLAGRKSKLVHRIPFSGNTASLGATTVEMEQITRKGIEKEAAMDFIIPPIWADLKFNWSHAHSTPKLIKVHGGKLYGTYFKPVPEDYKITWTARNEDFFCLRWGVPGFVREHIIQNSPAYVGGYFLGSETYIPAKDYFTKISGPVDWKYAFERQWLFYKIWGRLLYNPATPDAIFQAEFTRRYGEPGKNLLEAYTRASSTALRLASSYDFTWDFSLYSEGMLALDSKNKRVYYISVDRQINQPTLDPDYVSILDYVKTTTSGGTFAKNKITPPALAQILEQDCRKALDLVKNINTQNNNTLMYEVADVKAWANLGLHFAEKLRGGVALQTYRLKGGEENKQQAVKHLENALRYWDEVISITRPIYNDMPLVHYSEQDSKPWQQNDHLRFHWEKIRPEVAHDVEVAKQATVLLKEK comes from the coding sequence ATGAAAAAGAGTATTTGGTGTTTTCTGGTAAGTTTTGTAGGGCTTATTCACCTTAGTTGGGCTCAAAGTGTGGCCATTCAAAATAACAATAAATCCCCGCAGGCAGCTTATGCCGCCCAAATGCTGGAGAAATCCTTAATGAAACAAGGCTATAAACTACAAAAAGCGCCGGCCGATTTTACGATTACTTTAGCCGTACAAGCCGGAAAATTAGCAAAAGAAGCGTATGCTGTTGTACCAACCGGTGAAAAAATCACCATTACCGGCACCGACGGAACGGGCCTAATCTACGGCAGTTTATCGGTGGCCGAAGCTTTACGAAATGGCACCAAACTAACTGATGTAAAAGCCCAAAGCGAAAGTCCGAAATTACCTTTTAGAGCCATAAAGTTCGACCTGCCCTGGGACACTTACCGGCACAGTTATTCGCTGGACCAACACATTGAAACTTGCCGGGATGTAAATTACTGGCGGGCGTTTTTAGATATGATGGTCGAAAACCGGTTTAACGCCCTTACCTTATGGAACCTGCATCCTTATACCTACATGATAAAGGCGAAAAATTTTCCGGAAGCCACGCCCTTCACTGATAAAGAAATGCAGGATTGGCAAAACTTATTTCGGAGCATATTCCGGATGGCCAAAGAACGCGGCATTGATACCTACCTGGTTCCATTTAACATTTTTGTGAGTCCGGAATTTGCCAAAGCGCATAATGTGGCCCTGGATAACCTGGAACATCATTTTTTTGTAAAAGGCGATACTTCCGAAATTATTAAACGCTACACCCGCGAAAGCGTCGCACAGGTTTTGCAGGAATACCCCGACCTGACCGGATTTGGCTTAACCCTCGGCGAAGGTATGGGCGGTATGACGCCGCAGGAACGCGAAGACTGGATGAAAGTAACCATTATTGAAGGCATGCGCTTGGCCGGTCGTAAATCAAAACTGGTGCACCGGATTCCTTTTTCGGGCAATACAGCTTCGTTGGGAGCTACTACCGTGGAAATGGAGCAGATTACCCGCAAAGGAATTGAAAAAGAAGCGGCCATGGATTTTATCATTCCACCTATCTGGGCCGATTTAAAATTTAACTGGTCGCACGCGCACTCCACACCAAAGCTTATTAAAGTACACGGAGGTAAACTATACGGTACGTATTTTAAGCCGGTTCCGGAAGATTATAAAATTACCTGGACAGCCCGCAACGAAGATTTTTTCTGTTTGCGCTGGGGAGTACCCGGTTTTGTACGGGAACACATTATTCAGAATTCGCCGGCTTATGTGGGCGGTTATTTTCTTGGTTCCGAAACCTATATTCCAGCCAAAGATTACTTTACTAAAATAAGCGGCCCCGTTGACTGGAAGTATGCCTTTGAACGCCAATGGTTGTTTTATAAAATCTGGGGCCGGTTGCTTTACAATCCAGCCACCCCGGATGCTATATTTCAGGCAGAATTTACTCGTAGGTACGGGGAACCCGGAAAAAATTTACTAGAAGCGTATACCCGGGCAAGTTCCACCGCTTTGCGCCTGGCATCTTCTTATGATTTTACCTGGGATTTTTCGTTGTACAGCGAAGGCATGCTGGCCCTAGATTCAAAAAATAAAAGAGTGTATTACATCTCCGTCGATCGCCAGATTAACCAACCTACCCTCGACCCGGATTATGTTTCCATTCTGGATTATGTAAAAACTACTACTTCGGGCGGTACGTTTGCCAAAAATAAAATTACCCCGCCAGCTTTGGCCCAAATTCTGGAACAGGATTGCCGCAAAGCCCTGGATTTAGTAAAAAATATAAATACTCAAAATAATAACACGCTCATGTACGAAGTGGCCGATGTAAAAGCCTGGGCTAACCTGGGTTTACATTTTGCTGAAAAACTACGAGGAGGTGTGGCTCTGCAAACTTACCGTTTAAAAGGTGGTGAAGAAAACAAACAACAAGCCGTAAAGCACCTGGAGAATGCCCTGCGTTATTGGGACGAAGTAATCTCCATTACCCGACCTATTTATAACGATATGCCTTTGGTGCATTATAGCGAGCAGGATAGCAAACCCTGGCAGCAGAACGACCATTTACGTTTCCACTGGGAGAAAATTCGGCCTGAGGTTGCTCACGATGTTGAAGTTGCCAAACAAGCTACTGTCCTTTTAAAGGAGAAATAG